The stretch of DNA ATACCTTTATGTTTAATTTTTTTGTATTTTCCGCAACAACACTCCCAATCTTTAGTAGGACCAAAGATCTTTTCACAAAATAGACCACCCTTTTCAGGTTTAAAAGTACGATAATTTATAGTTTCTGGCTTTTTGATTTCTCCACAAGACCATTTATCCCGAATTGTAATATCTGAAGCTATGCCTATCTCTAATTTATCAAATAGTCCTTCTTTAGAAAGGATTCCAATGTCTCGAGAATTTTCTCCGAACATTATTTTCTCCAAAACGTCATTTTTTAAGCGTCTACAACCATAGGACGAACATCAAGTCCTAGGCCCTGCATCTCTTTAATCAGCACATTGAACGACTCAGGCGTTCCTGATCTTAAGAGGTTTTCTCCCTTAACAATAGATTCATAAATCCTTGTTCTTCCTGAGACATCATCAGATTTCACCGTTAAAATTTCTTGAAGCATATGAGCAACTCCGTATGCTTCTAGCGCCCAAACTTCCATTTCCCCGAATCTTTGCCCTCCCATCTGGGCTTTACCGCCAAGAGGTTGTTGCGTGACTAGAGAATATGGCCCTATTGATCTTGCGTGAATCTTATCAGCAATCAAGTGACTGAGCTTTAACATATAGATATAGCCTATAACTACCTTGTTATCAAAGCGTTCGCCAGTCTTGCCATCATATAAAAAGGACTTACCATCTTTTGGTAATCCTTGTTCTATCATCATATCCCAGATACGTTGTTCAGGGAATCCTTCAAATACAGGAGTTTTTACGTAAATATCTGCGGTTTTTGCTACATAACCCAAGTGAGTTTCTAATACCTGTCCAAGGTTCATCCTCGAAGGCACCCCCAACGGGTTCAGGATCATTTGTACAGTTTCTCCATTAGAAAGATAGGGCATATCGGCTTCAGGAACGATTTTGGAAACAACACCTTTATTTCCGTGTCGCCCAGCCATTTTATCTCCAACCTGAAGTTTTCTCTTAGAGGCAACATAGACTTTAACTTGGCGAATTACACCGTGATCTAAATCTGCATCCCCCTCACGAATATGCTCTACTTCTGTCTTATAATTGATTTCTAATCGCTCCAAGGAAGTTTCATAATCCGATAAAAGTCCCTTCAAAACTTCATACATTTCACAATTAGGCATCAAAAGATCAATGAGATCTTCTTGTTCTATCCGTTCTATCGTTTCTTGATCAAAGAGTAGACCTTCGTGAACAACGATTTCTGCCGTACGACGATGAATAATTGCTGCTGGTGCTTTCTCATTTAATAAGAGAGCTCCTAACTTCTCACGATATTCGGTCTTTAACATTGCAACTTGGTTTTTATATCCTTTTTGCAAATCTTTAAGATGAACAGCTTCTTCTACAAGTTCGTCATCACTCTTTGACAACCTATCTTTTCTACTGAAGACTTTAACATCCATAACAACGCCCTCAGTTCCTGGAGGTACTGTTAAAGATGCATCTTTAACATCAGCAGCTTTTTCACCAAAAATAGCACGTAATAAACGCTCCTCTGGAGCTAATTCTGTTTCTGATTTTGGTGTAATCTTACCAACAAGAATATCCCCAGGTTTAACTTCAGCACCGATACGAATAATACCATCCTCACCAAGATTGGCTAACACTTCATCAGATACATTAGGAATATCACGAGTGATCTCTTCTTTTCCTAGTTTCGTATCCCGGGCTGTTAATTCAAACTCTTCAATATAAATAGAGGTGTAGGCATCCTCTCTGATCAATTTTTCAGAGATAATAATCGCATCTTCGAAGTTGTATCCATACCAAGGCATAAAGGCTACAAGGACATTCTTACCTAAAGCAAGTTCACCACGATCAGTTGCGGGTCCATCAGCAATCACATCACCTTTAGTTATGATATCACCGACTGCGCATAAAGGCTGCTGATTAATACAAGTTCCTGAATTAGATCTAAGGAACTTTTTCAGATAATAAGTACGTTTAATTGTAGGATTGTGTTTTGCAGCAACAACAATTTTGTAACCATCAACAAAGTCAACAACACCGTCTTCTTCTGCGACAATAATGGCTCCAGAATCTTTAGCAGCACGACATTCTAATCCTGTACCAACCACAGGAGCTTCAGTTTTAAGTAGAGGCACAGCTTGACGTTGCATATTAGAGCCCATCAAAGCACGGTTCGCATCATCATGTTCTAAGAAAGGGATGAGTCCTGTAACAATAGAAACTAACTGCTTTGGAGAAACATCCATATGCGTTACAGTCTCTGTATCTGCTTCAAAAGCTTCTCCAGCATAACGTACCCAACATACGGGTTCCGTAAACATATTATACTCATCCAAACTTGCTGAAGCCTGTGCAATAACACATTCTTCTTCAACATCAGCTGTCATGTATTCAATTTCATCTGTTACGATTCCATCTCTTACAATTCTATAAGGAGTTTCAATGAATCCAAATTCGTTAATTTTAGCAAAAGACGAAAGAGACGTAATGAGACCGATATTGGGACCTTCGGGAGTTTCAATAGGACAAATGCGTCCATAATGACTCGCATGGACGTCACGAACTTCAAACCCCGCTCGCTCTCTATTCAGCCCCCCTGGACCCAATGCAGAAAGACGTCGTTTGTGAGTTAACTCAGCTACAGGGTTCGTTTGGTCCATAAACTGGGAGAGTTGGGAACGACCAAAGAAATCTTTTAATACGCTAGCAAGACCTTTAGCAGAGACAACTTTTCCTGGAGTCAATGTATCTGAAGAGAAATCAAATAAATTCATTCTTTCTCTAACAATTTTCTCCATTCTAGCAAGTCCTGAACGGCACTGATTTTGAATGAGTTCTCCAACAGAACGGACTCGTCGATTCGCAAGATGGTCAATATCGTCTACGCAAGCTTTCTCATCACCCATTTTTAAACGAATCAGATACTTGAGTGCCCCAATAACATCTTCTTTTCTTAAAGTAACTTGAGATAGGGCTTCTTCATCCATGGAAAAGCCTAGTTTACGATTGAGCTTATAACGCCCTACGCGTCCTAGATTATAACGTTTAGGATCAAAGAACAATCTCATGATAGTAGAACGCGCATTAGCTAGAGTTGCAGGCTCTCCTGGACGTAGTCTACGATAAAAATCTTTTAAGGCAGCTTCGTAAGAATCCGTAGGATCTTTGGCCAACATTTTGATAATAGGATGGTTTTCATCAGCGTCTATCGCAATCTTAACAGAAGAAATTCCAGCATCAAGCATCCGCTTCAACATAGCTGTGCTTAATTTTTCTCCAGCTTTTCCATAAACTAAAGAAGAGACTTCATCAACGATATTATCTGCTAAAATCCTTCCAACAAGAAGGGCAAAGTCTTTCTCGCTTCTAAGAGCGCTTTCCTCTATTGTAAAAAATTCTTCAATGATATCTGCATCAGAAGAATATCCAAGAGCTCGGATAAAGGTTATTGCTAGAATTTTTCTTCGACGTTTTTTTCTATCAATATGGATATAAATTAGGTCATTAATATCGAAAATAGCTTCGAGCCAGCTTCCACGATAAGGAATAATTCTGAAAGAGAATAAAATATTTCCCTTGGAATGCTTTTCTTGTTCAAAGTTAATTCCTGGAGAACGATGAACCTGGGAAACAACGACTCTTTCTGCTCCATTAATAATAAATGTCCCTTTATCAGTCATAAGAGGAATTGTTCCCATATAGACTTCTTCTTCTTTTATTCCTGTTTCATCAGTTAAACGAAAACGGACTTTTAAAGTAACGCTATAGGTAATTCCTCTACGGATACATTCTTCTGGAGAATATTTTGGCACACCCAAATTATATGAAAGGTACTCAAGAACGGTGGCTTCGTTATAAGATTTAATGGGAAAAATTTCCCTAAAAACCTCTTCTAAACCGATATTTTCTCTTTCTTCTGCTAATTTTCCAATTTGAAGAAACTGCTTATAAGACTTAATTTGGATTTCGATAAGATTTGGAAGGTCTAGGATATTTTCCTTTTTTTTAACACTGACCCGTTCAGGGCACTTGAACATGCGAGCTCTCCTGCTATTTTGATGCGACAAAATTTCCCTAAATCAAGCCTACGTATACTTATAAAGGGAGCATTAGGTTTTTTATACATGAAAAGAAAAGAAAAGAAAAATCAATATAATTTTTCTTTTCTATAAATTACAGTCCCTTAAATGAGGCTTTTGCACCAGCGTCTTGTAACTTCTTAACAGTATCTTCAGCATCAGTTTTAGAGGTTTTTTCTTTAACAGTTTTAGGTAAACCTTCTGTCATTTCTTTAGCTTCTTTCAAAGCCAACCCAGTCACTTCTCTAACGACTTTTAAGACGCCGATTTTTTTATCTGCAGGTACATCTTCGAGGGTTACTGCAAATTCTGTAGGTTCGGCAACAGCAGGAGCTTCTCCACCACCAGCAGCAGCAACAGCAACTACGGGAGCAGAAGCAGTAACATCCCACTTCTCTTCTAATAATTTTTTTAATTGAGAGAGTTCTAGTACAGTTAAATTACTTAACTTCTCTACTAAAGTTTCCAAACTTTCTGTTGTCACTTTTGTCACCCTTACTTATTTTGAGAGTTTTGATTTTAATTCCTTAGTTCTTTTCTGCCTTTTGATCCATACAGGAGATCACTCCAGAAAGGGCAGAATTCATAATTCCTACAACTTGAGACATTGGTGCTGCGAATAAACCAACAACCTGCTGTCTAAGTTCTTTAAGAGATGGCAATTTGGCGACAGCCTCTACCTCTGCACCAGAAAGAAACGCATTGTCCATCCTTCCAGCAAGGAAAACCAAAGAGTCTTTACGTTGTTTATTAAAATCCAATACCTGTTTTGCAGCAGAAACGGGATCCCCATAGGAAAAGACTACACCAAGATGTCCATCTGTATCACTACAGTCTATGTTCAAACCTGCAGCTTCTATAGCTTTGAAAAAGATTCTCTTCTTTAAAACTTCAAATTCTGCAGAAACTCCAGAAAGTGAATTTCGAAATTCTCGAGAATAAGCCGCTGTAAATCCAAGGTATCTTAATAAAACGAATCCTTTTGATGCGGAAATTTTGTCTTCTACCTCTTGAAGAAGTAATGTTTTTTCTTGTTTCATTTTCCCTCTTTAAGATCAAGATGCCATTAATTCTCTGGTATCTATAGAAATACCAGGTCCCATAGTGGAGGAAATAGTAAATGAGACTAAATACTGACCCTTAGCTGCAGGAGGTTTAGCCTTAATTAAAGCAGAACTGAGGGCTTCAATATTTTCTTTTATTTGACTACTCTCAAAAGAGAGCTTACCCACACCGACATTACACACACCTGCGCGATCTGCTTTAAATTCAATTTTTCCTTTGCGTAATTCAGCTACGGCCTTAGCAACATCTGTAGTTACCGTCCCTGTTTTAGGTGTAGGCATTAGATTTCTAGGTCCTAAGACTTTTCCTAATTTTCCGACTTCGCGCATCATGTCTGGAGTAGCAACAGCAACATCAAATTCCAGCCACCCAGATTTGATTTTTTCAACAAGATCGTCACTCCCAACAAAGTCTGCACCAGCTTCAATAGCTTCCTTTACTTTGTTTCCAGAAGCAAAAACCAAAACCCTTAAAGTTTTTCCCGTACCGTTAGGTAGAAAAACTGCCCCACGAATTTGTTGGTCGCTCTTTTTAGGATCTATCCCCAACTTGATAGATACGTCTACAGTTTGATCGAAGCGTACTGGAGGACATTGTTTCAAAATATCTATAGCTTCTTGCAAAGAATACGATTTTGAAAAATCATAATTCTTTAAGACACCTCGTATACGTTTTCCATGTTTTGTCATAATTCTACAGCTCTACAAGTAACAATTTATTCTACGTCTATACCCATACTACGGGCAGTGCCTTCCACCATGCGTTTCGCAGATTCTAAAAGGACAATATCCATATCTTTCATTTTTTGTTCAGCAATTGCTTCAACTTGAGCCTGAGTAAGTTTTCCTACTTTATTGCGATTAGGAATTTTGGATCCTGATTCTAAATTTAAAGTTTTCTTTATTAAAGAGGAGACTGGAGGCTGTTTGGTTATGAAAGTAAAAGTTTTATCGGTATAAACAGTGATGACTACTGGAAGTAGGTCTCCAGGTCTATCTTGAGTTGCAGCATTAAATTCCTTACAGAACCCCATAATATTGACTCCAGCAGCACCTAAAGCTGGTCCTATAGGCGGAGCGGGATTTGCTTTACCCCCAGGGATTTGCAACTTAATTATTTTGATTACCTTTTTAACCGACATACTAAACCTTACTTTGCATTGAGACACCTCTTACAAACAGAGGGTAAGAAACAAAAAACTAAAATTATAAGAAGATAGGGAATAAGAATACACAGATTTCAACCTATCTACTCACTTTCTTGTCCTGGTGCCACCTCTTCTACTTGCCAAAATTCTAAGTCATCCACCCTAGTTTCTCTTCCGAAGATAGAAACCATAACACTCAAACGTCCTTTATCATGGAAAACTTCAGAAACCATCCCAATAAAATTGACAAAGACTCCGTCATTAATTTTTACTCTAGAACCAATCTCAAATTGATGTTTTTGAACAACTCCTGATTTCTTTTCTTCTATATCTGTTAGGATGCTTCTTACTTCTTCTTCAGAAAGAGCTACAGGGACTCCTCCTCCAAGAAACTCGACAACACCTGCTGTACTTTTAACATAAAGCCACGACTCGTCTGTCAGATGCATTTTAATTAAGAGGTATCCTGGCCAAATGTATTTTTCAACAACCTTATGTTCCCCCTTCTTCACTTCCATGACATTTTCAATAGGAAGGATAATTTCCTGTATAAAATCAGTCATTCCCGAAGACTCTTTAAAGTCTTCTAAAGCTTTTTTTACTTTCTTTTCTTGAGCTGTAAAAACTTGAACGACATACCATTTATACATGCAATTAACCGAACAAAAAGGTTGTTATACCATCTAAACACGTGATTGACTTACGCAACACTAAATCTACGAAATAAATAGCAAATCCGAAACCAAAAATACTGATAAGAATTACTTTTACGTATTTCTTAAGATCATCTTTGCTTACCCATTCAACTTTTTTAATCTCATCTACAAAACTTCCTGCAAACTTGGCTTGTTTTTTAGCTGTACCAAGCTTACGGGATAAAGCCTCACGATTTTGTTGTTGTTTCATAAAGCAACTTCTAGATTAAAATTAAAAATTTACGGGTGCGAAGGGAGTCGAACCCCCGACCGGCGGCTTTGGAGGCCACTGCTCTACCAGCTAAGCTACACACCCAGAAAATCGCGATGATTTTTATCATCACGACATTCACTTAAGCAATGATTTTTGAAATTGTTCCAGCACCAATAGTACGACCGCCTTCACGAATTGCAAATCTCATTCCTTCTTCAAGGGCCACTGTTCCAATGAGTTCAACATCAAGCTCGACATTATCTCCAGGCATCACCATTTCAACTCCTTCAGGAAGAGTAACGACTCCTGTTACATCTGTAGTGCGGAAGAAAAACTGGGGTCTGTATCCACTAAAGAAAGGCTTATGACGACCTCCCTCTTCTTTTTGCAAAACGTAAACGGCTGATTTAAATTTAGTGTGGGGCTTAACACTATTGGGCTGACAAACTACCATGCCTCTTTCAACATCGTTCTTTCCAATGCCTCTGAGAAGTAAACCAACGTTTTCTCCTGCACGACCTTCTGGAAGTTCTTTTCTGAACATTTCGACACCAGTAACTATAGTTTCTTTAGTGTCTCCTAGTCCTACGATTTGAACTTTATCAGAAACTTTAACGATTCCACGCTCGATCCTTCCTGTAACTACGGTACCACGACCAGAGATTGAAAATACATCCTCGATAGGCATTAAAAAAGGCTTGTCAATTTCTCTTTCTGGTGTAGGGATATTGTCATCCACAGCTTGCATAAGTTCTCGAACTTTCTCAATATAACTTACATCACCTTCAAGAGCTTTCAAAGCAGAACCACGGATAATAGGACAACCTTTGTAGCCTTTCTCTTCAAGAAGCTCACTAAGTTCCATCTCAACAAGATCAATAAGTTCAGCATCTTCTTGGGAGATCATATCTACTTTATTTAAGAAAACAACGATATAAGGAACCCCAACCTGACGCGCTAGCAGGATATGCTCCTTAGTTTGGGGCATAGCACCATCTGTAGCAGAAACTACCAAGATGGCTCCGTCCATTTGAGCTGCACCAGTAATCATATTTTTAACATAGTCAGCGTGACCAGGACAATCTACGTGAGCATAGTGACGATTGGGGGTTTCATATTCAACATGAGAAGCGTTGATAGTAATTCCACGAGCCTTTTCTTCGGGAGTATTGTCAATTGAACTATAGTCACGGAAAGACGCCAATCCATCCCCTGATAATGCGCGTGTGATTGCTGCTGTTAGCGTAGTTTTACCATGGTCAACGTGCCCAATCGTCCCAATGTTGATATGGGGCTTATTACGTTGAAAAGTTTCTTTTGACATTTCAAAATCCTCTTAAAAAATTATTAATTATTCCAACCATATCCTTCTGCCCAGAATAGGAATTGAACCTACGACCGCTTGCTTACCATGCAAGTGCTCTACCACTGAGCTATCTGGGCCTACTTATTATGCATTGCTTCTCAGTATTAAAGAACCGCCTAGTCTATGTCACTTATTTTAAAACATCAATAAAAAACAATTAACGGTGCCTGTAGACAACCCTTGCTTTTGTTAAGTCGTAAGCGGACATTTCAACGGTAACACGGTCTCCAACAAGTAATCGAATATTACTCATGCGCATTTTTCCGCACAAATGAGCGGTAACTGGCATACCGTTTTCTAGTACTACACGGAAATGCATTCCTGGAAGGAGCTCCTCTACCTTACCTTCAAGTACAAGAGTATCTTCTTTTTTCGCCATTGATCAATTATCCTTAACAAAATCTTTTAGGCCTAGGCCTGTGATTGGCTGGCCAGGTGGGTAGATTTAGCCCTAAAAAATAGAACAGTGCTCTTCTATTTCCCCTATTCTATAAACGCATTAGGATTATATTAGTTATTTAGAAAAAGTCAAATCCCTTTCACAAGACCTCATGAATACTACCAATAAAATATTGAGTAAACTAGAGGAGTTATAGAAGCGAAAAAACCTCTGTTTACAAAGAAAAAGTTCTTATTTTAATATATATTTCTTATTGTTTTATTTTTTAACTATCAAATGTCTTTACCACTATCTTCTGAAGGAATTTCACCTTCTGATCAATACCCTATTAACGGACTATTTAATAACAGACAAAGTTCTTCTAGATCAAGCTCTCCTAATTCAATACAATCTCTGACACCACTAAGTCCTCCTATTTCAGTATTAAATCCATTAAGCGAGCTAAAAATAGTACCCTATAATCAGGGTACTTCTTCTTGGACAGCTCGTTTAAAAAATGCTGCTGAAAAAATTGGCTTGTTCGTGCAAAGAAATTGGAAATATATATTACTTTATATTTTAGCTTGGGCATTAATTTTAGTATGCCATCATACGGTCGCTTTAACTTTAACGATTTGGTTAGGGATTGGTCTAGGGATTGGTGTTGTTTTTGGAATCTTTACAGCGACATGCGTAGATAAAGAGAACAAGTATAGGCATGTAAACAGTCTATGGAATTTGATAAACCATGGAATTTTACAATTAGATCCAAACGGGACACGACAAATCCTTCTAGCAACGATTATTGCCTCTATTTCCGCATTGATTTATGCTGTTCCTCAGGCTGTTGGTCTGGTTATAGGCTTTTCGATTGGGAATCAATTAAGCATTAATACCGTCTATGGGGCACGTTTAGGAGACGAAGCTACCTATGCTATTGATCGCAAGGCTCACCAAAAACGGATAGAGAATATTGAGCAGGCAATCAACCAGCATCAAATAGTAAAGCATCAGATGATCACTCAAAAACAGTTGAATGCACTTATAGAGGCGCATCGCAGCAACCAAGTAGATCCTGAGGCGGCGAATGCGTTCACCTCTTTGAAGCTAAACTTAAACCAACCTATGCCCTACAGTTTTTCGATGCCAGAATGTAGTGTACCTAGCACATACCTTGATTTGAATCGCAACACACCCGATGATATTATTGCAAGGGCTGACCAATGCATTATGACCCTATCTCAAACTTTACAGCAAATAAAACAAGAGCCTGATCGTATCATTGAATCAAATCATTGAGAAGTATTTTGGAATTTATCTGTCCTCTTCAGCACGCTAAGTGTTTAAAAAAACAGCATAAAATTATTGAAAAACTATTTTCAGAGCCTTTTCAAAAAGATCACCTTTATCTTAAATTGATGAAAAATAATTCTTCAAATGACTCTTTTGACAAGAAACGGATGTTAAAGGAGAATTTAGTTGTAGGTTGTCAGAGTGATTTATATCTTTACGAGGTATATCAAGACGGGTTTTTATTTTTTTTCACCTATACAGAAGCTTTAATTTCTTCTGGGATAGCTTCTTTATTTACTGAGGTATATTCTGGAGAAACTCCTTCTATAATTTTGACATGTAAACCAATTTTTTTTCAGCGTCTCACGCCCTATCTTTCTTTTGGTAGATTAAATGGCGGAGAATCTCTATTCATGCGTATGAAGCAAATAGCAGTCCAATACTTAAAGCCCGATCAAGCTTAAATACACTTTATTCTGGAGTGGTTATCCCTTGACCATTAGAAAATTATGTGTTAACATCCCTGTCCTAGATTTGGGGCGGTAGCTCAGCGGTTAGAGCTGCGGACTCATAACCCGTAGGTCACAGGTTCAAATCCTGTCCGCCCCAAGTTTTTCTTGCTATCTATTTTCTAAGAAAATTTATGTATAGGCCTCTAATACAAAGAGGGCTCGTTTTATTTTGAGATCTGAGTGGTACCCATACCTAAAATTAGGGAGATCACGAGGCCTCTACGTACTCCACAAGTCACATTAAAAGCTTTTTTAACATACTTTTCCCTCAATTTTAGGTTTTGTATAACTAAAGATATCCTAAATGAAAATAAATCATTATAAATTTAAAAAAACTATTTTTACAGTTAAGAAAGAAAACCTATACTTATATTTAAGAATAATGCAAGAAGTCCTAGGATCTCTCGCCTGTTCTTAATATTGATTTCTATGAAAAATTAGAGGCTGATACGATCTTTACCTTATGCCTAAGAAGGTAGGAGGGTACATAGTTCGAGTGGTTCCTCAATTCATAAGGAAAGCACTTTAAAGGTATTTCAGAATTTGCTGGATAGTCCTGCTCACTGCAGTGACAGCGACACTATTTCCCAATTGTTTCATTGCTTGTGTATTCGACACTGGAAAAGAAAAATCGTTAGGGAACCCCATCATCTTCAGTCCATCTTTTGGTTGCAATCTATAGGGTTTCCCGTCAACAAAATACCCGTCCCAATTCCTTCGATCATTGATTGGTGATCCTCGTCCTCCGACTCGAAGAGTGAATCCTATAGCTTTATTACATGGCTTTCCAAAAATATCGTTCATGGTCATGCTTAAAGATAATTTTTCAGGAAATTGGAATACGATCTTGCGATTTCTAAATCCAACCATAAACAAGCGTGGACGATGTTGAGGAAGCCCAAAATCCGAAGCTTTTATAACCTTATAGAAGAATGAGTATCCGAACCCCTTTAAAGTTTCTTGTATTTTCTCGAAGGTTTCCCCATGATTATGAGATATGATATTCCTAACATTCTCTAAAAAGAATGCTTTCGGCTGTTTTACACGTATGATGTCAGCAATATAGAAAAATAGGGTTCCTCTTATATCTTCAAAACCTCTTTTAAATCCTGCTTGAGAAAAAGGCTGACAGGGAAATCCAGCACATAATAAATCGTGATTAGGAACATCGCTACTGTTTATTGTCCTGATATCTTCAATAAAGTTTGTGACACTATAGTTTGCTCTATACGTTTTTCTAGCAGCTTTATCTATTTCACAAGCCATAACACATGTGCCACCATTTTGGGTTGCGGCTAAATGAAATCCCCCCATTCCAGCGAATAAGTCTATAAAAGTAAATGTGGTTAATATGCGACCCTTCTCTTTATCCACTTGGTTCATCACATAGTTTCCTCAGATTTTCTTATTTAAGTCGTTTTCTTGTGAAAACTGTGCGGCAGTAAGAGTTTTTCTTGTTCTAGAAGAACTCCAAAGAATCCTTTTAATTAGTGTACAAACATTTAATTAAAAAGTTATTTTTTCTTTATATATCTAAAACAATAGTATAAAGAAAAAACATTGTTTTCAGTATTCTATCAATAAGGATATTCTAACAAGAATTTATTGAAAGAAGATAGCAAAACCCCCTTCAAATCACAGATTTTTCTGCTCATGACCTGTTGTCAAAGATTTTTGTATTTAATGAATTTTGATAAAAAATGTTTTTAGATTTTAAAAATCATCAAAAATATGAATAAAAAAAAGAATTGCTAATTATTTTTCTTATTTGCAAATTTCTTTTGTATTTTGATTTTTGTATTTCTATAATGCCTTTAAATTCGATTTATTAAATTAATTACTTTAGAGTTTTATGA from Candidatus Chlamydia corallus encodes:
- the rpoB gene encoding DNA-directed RNA polymerase subunit beta, with product MFKCPERVSVKKKENILDLPNLIEIQIKSYKQFLQIGKLAEERENIGLEEVFREIFPIKSYNEATVLEYLSYNLGVPKYSPEECIRRGITYSVTLKVRFRLTDETGIKEEEVYMGTIPLMTDKGTFIINGAERVVVSQVHRSPGINFEQEKHSKGNILFSFRIIPYRGSWLEAIFDINDLIYIHIDRKKRRRKILAITFIRALGYSSDADIIEEFFTIEESALRSEKDFALLVGRILADNIVDEVSSLVYGKAGEKLSTAMLKRMLDAGISSVKIAIDADENHPIIKMLAKDPTDSYEAALKDFYRRLRPGEPATLANARSTIMRLFFDPKRYNLGRVGRYKLNRKLGFSMDEEALSQVTLRKEDVIGALKYLIRLKMGDEKACVDDIDHLANRRVRSVGELIQNQCRSGLARMEKIVRERMNLFDFSSDTLTPGKVVSAKGLASVLKDFFGRSQLSQFMDQTNPVAELTHKRRLSALGPGGLNRERAGFEVRDVHASHYGRICPIETPEGPNIGLITSLSSFAKINEFGFIETPYRIVRDGIVTDEIEYMTADVEEECVIAQASASLDEYNMFTEPVCWVRYAGEAFEADTETVTHMDVSPKQLVSIVTGLIPFLEHDDANRALMGSNMQRQAVPLLKTEAPVVGTGLECRAAKDSGAIIVAEEDGVVDFVDGYKIVVAAKHNPTIKRTYYLKKFLRSNSGTCINQQPLCAVGDIITKGDVIADGPATDRGELALGKNVLVAFMPWYGYNFEDAIIISEKLIREDAYTSIYIEEFELTARDTKLGKEEITRDIPNVSDEVLANLGEDGIIRIGAEVKPGDILVGKITPKSETELAPEERLLRAIFGEKAADVKDASLTVPPGTEGVVMDVKVFSRKDRLSKSDDELVEEAVHLKDLQKGYKNQVAMLKTEYREKLGALLLNEKAPAAIIHRRTAEIVVHEGLLFDQETIERIEQEDLIDLLMPNCEMYEVLKGLLSDYETSLERLEINYKTEVEHIREGDADLDHGVIRQVKVYVASKRKLQVGDKMAGRHGNKGVVSKIVPEADMPYLSNGETVQMILNPLGVPSRMNLGQVLETHLGYVAKTADIYVKTPVFEGFPEQRIWDMMIEQGLPKDGKSFLYDGKTGERFDNKVVIGYIYMLKLSHLIADKIHARSIGPYSLVTQQPLGGKAQMGGQRFGEMEVWALEAYGVAHMLQEILTVKSDDVSGRTRIYESIVKGENLLRSGTPESFNVLIKEMQGLGLDVRPMVVDA
- the rplL gene encoding 50S ribosomal protein L7/L12; translation: MTTESLETLVEKLSNLTVLELSQLKKLLEEKWDVTASAPVVAVAAAGGGEAPAVAEPTEFAVTLEDVPADKKIGVLKVVREVTGLALKEAKEMTEGLPKTVKEKTSKTDAEDTVKKLQDAGAKASFKGL
- the rplJ gene encoding 50S ribosomal protein L10; protein product: MKQEKTLLLQEVEDKISASKGFVLLRYLGFTAAYSREFRNSLSGVSAEFEVLKKRIFFKAIEAAGLNIDCSDTDGHLGVVFSYGDPVSAAKQVLDFNKQRKDSLVFLAGRMDNAFLSGAEVEAVAKLPSLKELRQQVVGLFAAPMSQVVGIMNSALSGVISCMDQKAEKN
- the rplA gene encoding 50S ribosomal protein L1 yields the protein MTKHGKRIRGVLKNYDFSKSYSLQEAIDILKQCPPVRFDQTVDVSIKLGIDPKKSDQQIRGAVFLPNGTGKTLRVLVFASGNKVKEAIEAGADFVGSDDLVEKIKSGWLEFDVAVATPDMMREVGKLGKVLGPRNLMPTPKTGTVTTDVAKAVAELRKGKIEFKADRAGVCNVGVGKLSFESSQIKENIEALSSALIKAKPPAAKGQYLVSFTISSTMGPGISIDTRELMAS
- the rplK gene encoding 50S ribosomal protein L11, with the translated sequence MSVKKVIKIIKLQIPGGKANPAPPIGPALGAAGVNIMGFCKEFNAATQDRPGDLLPVVITVYTDKTFTFITKQPPVSSLIKKTLNLESGSKIPNRNKVGKLTQAQVEAIAEQKMKDMDIVLLESAKRMVEGTARSMGIDVE
- the nusG gene encoding transcription termination/antitermination protein NusG, which translates into the protein MYKWYVVQVFTAQEKKVKKALEDFKESSGMTDFIQEIILPIENVMEVKKGEHKVVEKYIWPGYLLIKMHLTDESWLYVKSTAGVVEFLGGGVPVALSEEEVRSILTDIEEKKSGVVQKHQFEIGSRVKINDGVFVNFIGMVSEVFHDKGRLSVMVSIFGRETRVDDLEFWQVEEVAPGQESE
- the secE gene encoding preprotein translocase subunit SecE, with product MKQQQNREALSRKLGTAKKQAKFAGSFVDEIKKVEWVSKDDLKKYVKVILISIFGFGFAIYFVDLVLRKSITCLDGITTFLFG
- the tuf gene encoding elongation factor Tu, with protein sequence MSKETFQRNKPHINIGTIGHVDHGKTTLTAAITRALSGDGLASFRDYSSIDNTPEEKARGITINASHVEYETPNRHYAHVDCPGHADYVKNMITGAAQMDGAILVVSATDGAMPQTKEHILLARQVGVPYIVVFLNKVDMISQEDAELIDLVEMELSELLEEKGYKGCPIIRGSALKALEGDVSYIEKVRELMQAVDDNIPTPEREIDKPFLMPIEDVFSISGRGTVVTGRIERGIVKVSDKVQIVGLGDTKETIVTGVEMFRKELPEGRAGENVGLLLRGIGKNDVERGMVVCQPNSVKPHTKFKSAVYVLQKEEGGRHKPFFSGYRPQFFFRTTDVTGVVTLPEGVEMVMPGDNVELDVELIGTVALEEGMRFAIREGGRTIGAGTISKIIA
- the infA gene encoding translation initiation factor IF-1 — protein: MAKKEDTLVLEGKVEELLPGMHFRVVLENGMPVTAHLCGKMRMSNIRLLVGDRVTVEMSAYDLTKARVVYRHR
- a CDS encoding SufE family protein — translated: MEFICPLQHAKCLKKQHKIIEKLFSEPFQKDHLYLKLMKNNSSNDSFDKKRMLKENLVVGCQSDLYLYEVYQDGFLFFFTYTEALISSGIASLFTEVYSGETPSIILTCKPIFFQRLTPYLSFGRLNGGESLFMRMKQIAVQYLKPDQA